The window CGAGCACCAGACCCGTTTTGCCGGCCGCGCCATCCAGCAGATCTACCATGTGGACTTCTTCAACCAGGAGGGCGACAAGGTGGCCGAGGCCGACAGCTGGTGCTTTCGCACCGAGCGCGACCATGCGCGAGAGCAGGGCAGCAAATACCTCAACGTACGCGAACGCGGTCCCCGCCAGTACACGGACGAAGAGCTGAACGAGGCCTACAAGCTCTACCGCAACGAGGAAGTGCGTGGCGCAGTGCCTCGTTACTGGGAGGACGTGAACGTGGGCGACCAGCTGCCCACCATGTTCAAGGGGCCGATGACCGTGACCGGCTTCATCGCCTATGCGCAGGGCTGGGGCGGTCTGTACATCCGCGCCAACAAGCTGGCGTGGAAGCTGATCGACGCGCACCCCGGCGTAGGCATCAAGAACCGCTTCGGCATCCCTGACGTGCCAGAGCGCGTGCACTGGGAGGAAGACTTTGCGCTGGAAGTGGGCGCACCAGGTGCTTACGACTACGGCCCGGAGCGCACCTCATGGCTCACGCACCACCTCACTAACTGGATGGGCGACACGGGCTTTCTGCACAAGGCCAGTTGCAAGATCCGCCGCCACAATCCCGAGGGCGACATGCTGTTCATCAAAGGCAAGGTCACCCGCAAGTTCGTGGAGAACGGCCAGCACCTGGTCGAGATCGAACAGGAGGCGCACAACCAGGACGGCGAGCTGTCGGTGCTCGGCGGTGGCGTGGTGGTGTTGCCCAGCCGCGGGTGAAGATCAGCATGACTAGCTTCAGCGCCACGGCGCTGGAGGGCCTGCGGGTGGTGGACCTCACCCGCGTGCTCGCAGGCCCCCTTTGCACCCAGATGCTCGCTGACAACGGCGCCCAGGTGGTCAAGATCGAACCGCCTGGTGGCGACGAGACGCGGCACCTGGGGCCGCCATACGACGAGATGGGGCACTCCGCGTACTTTGCCGCGCTCAACCGGGGCAAAAAGGCCATCAGCCTGGACCTGAGCCAGAGCGATGCACAGGAGGTGCTGCACCGCCTGCTGCAGGACGCCGATGTGCTGGTGGAGAACTTCCTGCCCGGCACCATGGAGAAATGGGGCCTGGGCTACGAAGACGTGCTGGCCCAGCGCTACCCGCGCCTCATCTACTGCGCCATCTCGGGCTTTGGTCGCGACGGGCCGCTGGGCGGGCTGCCGGGCTACGACGCGGTGTTGCAGGCGCAGTGCGGGCTGATGAGCATCAACGGCGAATCGGCCACGGGTGCCACGCGCATGGGTATCCCCATCGTGGACCACCTCACGGGTTATGTGGCACTCACGGGCATCCTCATGGCCCTGTGCAGCCGGCACCAAAGCGGCGCGGGGCAGCGGGTGGAGGCCACCCTGTACGACACGGCGCTGAGCCTGCTGCTGCCCCATGCGTCGAACTGGTTTGCGTCCAAGAAGACACCGGGCTTGCTGGGCAGCGCGCACCCCAACATCGCGCCTTATGACAAGTTCAGGGCGCGCGACGGCCATGTGTTCATCGGCATCCTGAACGATGGCCAGTTCCGCCGGTTCGGCCTGCACATCGGGTGCCCCGGTCTGCCGGACGACCCGAGGTTTCACACCAACGCCGACCGCATCGAGCACCGCCAGGCGCTCAAGGACCTCATCGAGGCCGCCATTGCCACCGCAGACTGCGAGCCGCTGTGCGAGGCGCTGATGCGTGTGGGCGTGCCTGCCGGGGTGGTGAACGATGTACCGCAGGCGCTGGCCCAGGCGCACTGCGCACACCGCCAGATGGTGATTCGGCAGGGCCCGTTCACGGCGCTGCGCGGCCCGGCGCGGCTGTACGGCACCCCGGCCCTGCCAGGGGCTCCGCCACCGGACTTCAGCCAGCATGCCGACGAGGTACTGGCCGATCTCGGATTCAATGACGCCCAGAGGCGCGACTTGTACAGCCGGGGTATTGCCCGCACTCGCCCGCTCTGATTTGCAGATCACAAAAAAGATAGGAGACAAGCATGCGAACCATCGCTGCCATCATGACTGCTGCCGGTTTGATTGCGACCGCTGCGGCGACCCATGCACAGGCCCCGCAGCCCCCTTACCCCATCAAACCCATCAGGGTCATCGTGGCCTACGCCGCCGGCCAGGGCACCGATGTGGCGACCCGGCTGCTGGGCGAGCAGCTCTCCCGAGAGCTGGGCCAGCCCTTTGTCGTGGAGAACAAGGCCGGCGCCGGCGGTATTCTGGGGACCGAGCTGGCGGCACAGGCTGCCGGGGACGGCTACACCCTGACCATGGGGACCAATGCGACCCATGTCCTGAACCAGTACCTCTATGCCAAGATGCCGTTCGACCCGGAGAAGGACTTCGAGCCCATCGCCATGGTGGGCACCTTTCCGATGGTGCTCGCTGCGGGCGCCGCCACCCCGTACCGTGCGGTCGGCGACGTGCTGGATGCCGTCAAACGCACGCCCGGGTCCAGCGACATCGCCATGCCCAGTACCTCGGCGCGCCTGGTGCTCGAATTCTTGAAAGAGCGCTCGGGGGCCCCGCTTTTTGGTATCCCGTACAAGGGCTCGGGCAGCGCCATGACCGATGTGCTCGGTGGTCAGCTCGCGGTGACGATCGACACCCCGCTGGCACTGCGCCCCCACCTGGCGGCCGGCAAGCTGCGTGCCATCGGCGTCACTTCGGCCACACCCAGCAGCCTGGTGCCGGGGGTCAAGCCCGTGGCCGAACAAGGGTATCCCGGCTTCGAGTTCGTTGCCTGGAATGCACTCTACGCCCCCAAGGGCACGCCGGCCGAAATCACCCGGGTGCTCAATGCGGCGGTCAACAAGGTGCTGGCCAAGCCCGAGGTGCGCCAGCGTTTGCTGGATCTGGGATTTGAGCCCGCAGGGGGAAGCGCTGCGTACCTGGGGGTCTTCGCCAAGAAGGAGCGGCAGCGCTGGGCGCCCATCATCAAGGCGGCCGGTATCCGCGCGGACTGAAGGCCCGGCCCTTCAAGAGCCCGTTTGGAACGTGCCGGGGAACAGATTCCCCGGCACTTCGATGGTGGCAGGTGCATAGCGCAGCCGGGCACGCATCAGCGGGGTGGTCCCGGTCTGGCCACGCTCCTCGCTCCAGGCCTCGATGGCAACACTGGCATCCTGGTCGCTGCAGGACAGCAGATGGCCCGTGAACGTGACACATTGCCCCAGCCGGGGTCGGGCCAGCAGTACCACATCGGACAGACCCACCAGGGCCACCGGCGCCGCAAAATGCTGGCCGGGCAGCACGGCGCCAGCCAGGTCCATCTGGGCCAGCAGCCAGCCCGTGGGTACCTGGCCGCTGGCGTCGATGTGGGCGGGCATGGTCATGGTTTTGAGCAGGGTCTGCGGCACGGCAGTGCGGGGCTCTTGCATGGTTCAGCTCCCTCCCTGCAGGCGTGACAGCTCGGCCGCCTCCCGCTGCATCACCTGGGCCAGTTGCTGCACCACCGCAGCGCCCATCTGGCTGCTGAGCCCCACCACCACCAGCGTATGCACCAGCCGCCCCCCCGGGGCAAACACCGGCACGGCCACCACGGTGATGCCCGCCATGAAGTTGTCTCGGTCCAGGCTCCAGCCCCGGGACCGCGTCAGCTCGACCTCCTTCTTCCAGGTGGTGTACGTGGGGGCCTTGTCCCACACCACGTGGGCAAATTTCTCTTTCAGCACGGGCCAGGGTTCACCGCTGTAGGCGGCAATCAGCCGCCCCGTGGCGCTGACCAGCGTGTCGAACTGGCTGCCCACGTCGGTGTGCACGCGAAACGGCTGGCTGGAGCGTGACAGCGCCAGCACCATCACCGTTTGCCGCGCAGTGATCTCCACGCCCATGGCCGTCACGCCAAACTGCGCGGCCAGACGGTCGAGCACCGGCTGCACGAGCTGCGTGAAGCCGCCGCCCTCCAGCACGCTGCGCGCCAGGCTGATCATGCCGGTGCCCAGCGCGTAGCGTTTGGTGCCCGCGTCGAGAGTGACCAGGTCCTCGGCCACCAGCACCCGCAGGATGTGCAGGCAGGTGCTCGGCACCAGATGCAGGGCCTCGGCCACGGTCTTCAATGTGAGCGGCTGCTTGTGTTCGCCCAGCAGCCGCAGGATGGCGATGGAACGTGTCACGGCGGGCACGGGCCGCACGCGCATGCCCTTCGCGGGCTTGGCTTCTGCAGGTTGCGGGGCGGGCTTGGAGCGGGTGACCATGTGGGTGTGCTTGGGCTTCAAACCCGCAAGCGTAAACCCATTTACGGCCGCATCGGCCGCAGTGCTGCGTTGCGGCTGGGCCCCGAACAATGCCATCAGGCTGTGGTGGGCTGGAATGTCCAAGGCGTGCTCCTTGTCTGGGTACAAAGAAATTTCGGCCGCAATGGGGCGGTCTGGGGATTGGGGGGGTGGCAGGCCGGCCTTGTCTCAGGGCTTCATGGCCTTCAGGAGGGCATGGGCCGTGAGGACCAGGCTCTCGCCTGCGCGCAACTCGCCCCGCATGAAGACCAGGCTGGCGGTGCGCTGTATCACTTCGGCCCGTGCCTCGACAAACTGGCCGGCCCGCACCGGGCTCACAAAGTGGGAGTCCAGCTGCAGCGTGACGCAAGGAGCACGATCACAGGCTTCCCACGCCACTGCGCTCAGTGCATGGTCCATCAGGGTCATCAGGGCGCCGCCATGGCCCGCCCCCGCTGGGTTGAGGTGCTGGGGCCCGACCGCAAAGCCGTACGCCCAGCCGTGCTCCTCCCGCTTGGCCCACAGCGGCCCTGCATGCTGGATGAAACCGGGCAGGCTGCGGGCCTTCCAGCCCGCGGCTGGGGGAGAGGGGGTATCAAGCAATGGGGTCTCCTCACATCTATCGTTGCGGCAGATGCAAAGAAAATTGTACAGTTAAATTTTAATTGTCTTAGTACAATATCTATCGATGATGTGTAGGCCCGCCCGGTGGGCCCCACCACGGGTGCTGGGCACAAAGCCAGGCACTGCTCCCATGGCGTGGCCTGGACGCAAGAGTCGCCGCCACGGGTCTCCTGTGGAACGGCATTCCATCGGACAAACAGGCGGGAATCCGCAGACAGTGCCGCAGCCCGGCAAGGCGCATCCACAACGCCATGCGTGGGAAGGCACGCCGCATCAGGGCAGCTGCACCGTCTCGGCCAGGTGCCCGTACACCGTCGCAATGCGCCGCAGGTGCCGCGACTCCGGGTGGGTCAGCAGCCACAGCTCGGTTTCGCCATCGGCCAGCGAGCCCGTGAGTGGGCGCAGGTCGCTGCGGCCCTGGGCCAGAAAGAGGGGCAACACCCCCACGCCCATGCCCAGGGCCACCAGTTCCATCACCGTGAGCAGGCTGTTGACGCGGTAGGTGGGCTGGGCCCTGGGGTATTGCTTCTTGCGCCAGCGCACCGAGGGGTGGTCGGGCAGGGCGTCGTCGGGCGCAATCCAGGCGGCGCGGCCGGCCTCCACGTCCGACAAGGCCAGCGTGCTGGCGGTGCCTGCGTACAAGGCCGAGCGGATCATGCCCAGCTGGCGCCCCACCAGGTGTTGCGGCGGGCGCTTGGTGGCGCGCACGGCGATGTCGGTGTCGCGCCGCGTCAGGCTCACCAGCTCGTTGCCGGCGTGCAGCTCGTACACGAGGGCAGAGTGCCGGGGCTGCAGCACCTGCAGGGCCGGGGCGATAAGGCCGTGCAGGATGGTGTCGGTGGTGGAGATGCGCACCGTGCCCGACACCTGTTCGGGCTGCGCCTGCGCGGCAGAGCGGGCGGCCTCCAGGGCGGCTTCCACGCGCTCGGCCTGCTCGGCCAGGGCCTGGGCCAGTTCCGACGGGCGATAGCCCGCGCGTGAGCGGTCGAACAGCGACTGGCCCAACCCCCGCTCAATGCGCTGGATGGCGCGGAACACCGTGGACGCGTCCACACCCAGCCGCTCCCCGGCGGCGGCCAGGGTACCGGTGCGCGCCATGGCCAGCAGCACTTCCAGCTCGGCGGCGCCCAGCTGGTATTGCGCTGATGCAACGGTTGATTTCATGGTCGCTTGCTTTGTTTGCGTTGTTGCAAGCATAGATTCTGCCTGTCGCCGGCCGTTGCTGTGTACCGATGGGTATCCGTGGGTGCCGAGGAGCGACATATTCCAACCGTTTTTACAGAAAGCCCCGTTCCCATGAAGCTCTACTACGCCCCCGGTGCCTGCTCGCTCGCCGTCCACATTGCCCTGCGCGAGGTTGGCGTTCCGTTCGATCTGGTCAAGGTGGACCTGGTGCGCCACACCACCGAGACCGGCGCCAACTACCTCGACATTGCCCCGCGCGGCTATGTGCCCCTGCTGGAGCTGGCCGACCAGTCGCGCCACACCGAAGCAGCGGCGTTGCTGCAGTACGTGGCCGACCTGGATCCGGCGCGCGCATTCATCGGACAGCCCGGCTCCAGCGAGCGGCTGGCCGTGCTGGAGTGGCTCACCTTCGTCAGCACCGAACTGCACAAGGGCTTCAGCCCCTGGCTGTGGCACAAGGAGACGGCCGACTCCACGCGCCAGGCCGTCAAGGCCAAACTGGCCGTGCGTTTTGCCGAGATGGACGCCGTGCTGTCGCGCAGCGACTTTCTGGCGGGCCGCTACAGCGTGGCCGATGCCTATGGCTTCACCATCGTCAACTGGTCGAACCTGCTGGGCATCCCTCTCACCGCCTACCCGCACCTGCAGGCCTGGATGGCACGCGTGGCGGCGCGCCCGCAGGTGCAGGCTGCGCTGCGCGCCGAGGGGTTGCTGTCGTGATGGCCCAGACCACAGCGCCCGCTGCGCTCACTCTGGTCTCGCACGCGCTGTGCCCCTATGTGCAGCGCGTGGCCATCGTGCTGCACGAAAAGGGCCTGGCGTTTGAGCGCCGCACCATCGACCTGGCCCGCAAGCCCGACTGGTTTCTGGCGATCTCGCCGCTGGGCAAGACTCCGGTCTTGCAGGTGCGCGGCCAGAGCCTGTTTGAGTCGGCCGTGATCTGCGAATACCTGGACGAGGTGGCCATGCCCGTGCTGCACCCGCAAGACCCGCTGCAGCGCGCGCGCCACCGGGCGTGGATGGAGTTTGGCTCTGCGGTGCTGAACACCATCGGCGCCTTCTACGCCGCGCCCGATGAGGCCGCGGTGCAGGCCCGCGCGCAAGACCTGCGCAGCCGCTTTGTGCAGATCGAAGAGGCGCTGGGCCAGCGCAGCGCGCCGGGGCCGTACTTTGCAGGGCTGCACTTTGGCATGGTGGATGTGGTGTTCGGCCCGGTGTTCCGGTACTTCGACGTCATCGACACCTTGCCGGGCATGGATGACCTGGCGCTTTGGCAAGGCTTGCCGCTGGTGCAGCAGTGGCGTGCGGCGCTGGCGGTGCGCCCTTCGGTGCAGCAGGCCGTGGGCACGGACTATGCCGAGGGCTTGCGCGCATTTTTGCGTGCGCGTGGCTCTGCCCTGTCGCTGCGCATGCAGGCAGTGGCCGCCTAAGCCCTGCACGCCTCACAGCTCAATCCGCCCAGGTGCCCGGTGCCAGCCCGTCCAGCGTGTACGGCCCGATGGCTGCGCGGATCAGCCGCAGCGTGGGGTGGCCCACGGCGGCCGTCATGCGGCGCACCTGGCGGTTGCGGCCTTCGCGGATGATGAGTTCGATCCAGGTGGTGGGGATGGCTTTGCGCTCGCGGATGGGTGGGGTGCGGTCCCACACTTGGGGTGCGGGCTCCAGCAGCCGTGCGCGGGCGGGCAGGGTGGGGCCGTCATTCAGCACCACGCCGCTGCGCAGCGCGGCCAGCGCAGCCTCATTGGGGATGCCCTCCACCTGCACCCAGTAGGTCTTCTCCATCTTGAAGCGCGGGTCGGCAATGCGGGCCTGTTGCTTGCCGTCGTTGGTCAGCAGCAGCAGCCCTTCGCTGTCGGCGTCCAGCCGCCCGGCCACGTACACGCCGGGCAGGTCGATGTAGTCCTTCAGGCCCTGCCACTTGCCCTCGGGCGTGAACTGGCTCAGCACGCCGTAGGGTTTGTTGAAGCGGATCAAGCGCGGTGTCATGGGGTTGGTTTCAAGCAAAAAGGGCCGGATGCGCCAGTGCAATATGCGCTGGATGCTATCAAATGCATAGTAATGAAGCCCGGCACCATCAGGCCGGCACGAACAGCGCCGGGTCCACCATGGTGCGGTTCAGCATCACGCCCCAGTGCAGGTGCGGGCCGGTCACGCGGCCGGTGGCGCCCACCTTGCAGAACGCGTCGCCGGCCTGCAGCACATCGCCCACGCGCACGTCCATGCTGCTCAGGTGGCAGTACATCGTCAGCAGGCCCTGGCCGTGGTCCAGCCACACCGTGCCGCCGTTGAAGAAGTAGTCGCCCACGTCAATCACCCGGCCCGGCAGCGGCGCCACGATGGGCGTGCCGGTGGCGGCGGCAATGTCCATGCCGCTGTGCGGATTGCGCGGCTGGCCGTTGAACACGCGGCGCAGCCCGAACGAGCTGGACCGCCGCCCCGGCACGGGCACGCGCATGCGCAGCGATGCCAGCGCCACGCCCGCGGGCTGTTCGGTGAAGGTGGTCATTACCTGGGCCTGGTGGTCGCGCTCACGCTCGTAGCGGGCCTGGTCCTCGGGCGACAGGTCCACCGTGCGGGGCGATACCTTGAGGTGCTGCTCCTTGTACTGCTTGGGGGCCACGCTGTAGTGCACCAGGCGCGGGCTGCCGCCGCCCTCGGGCAGCACGCTGATGAAGGCATCGCCGGGCGCTGCCGCCAGCGGTATGCCCACGATGGCCGTCCACTCAATGGCATCGCCCACCACGCGCAGCGGCACATCCACCTCGCCCTGGCGCAACTGCGCCACCGGCCGCGTGGCCGCCGGGCCCAGCGACAGCCGCGCCACGCCCCCCGGCACCTGCAGCGCCTGGGGCCACACAGTGGGCGCGGGTGGCAAGGGCTTGGCGTGCAGGGGCGCCACCAGGGCAGGCTGCGCCAGCAGGCCCGCCGTGCCGATCAAGGCGCTGCGGCGGGTGACGGAGAGGGCGGGGCGGAGGGGAGCAGGGCGGGCAGATTCAGGCACGGCGGAGAAGGGCGAGAACAAAAAACAAAGAGGCAGCGCGAGGGGGTGTAGCGATGGACAAAGCGCACCGCTGTCTTGGCCGACAAGGGCCATTGTGCCCCCGGTGTTGGCGGCGTCCGCCTACATCGCGCGTGCATGGTGCCACCTACCATCGCGCCATGCCACCCGCCGCCCCTCGTCGCCGCCGCTCCACCATGCTCACTGTTTTGCTCACGGCCCTGGCCACGGGGGCCCTTGTCCTGTTGGCACTCAACTTCACGGCGGGCGAGAAAAAGGTGCAGCAGCAGCTGCCGCGCCTGTACACCACCGCCCACCCGCAGTTCGAGCGTGCCCTGGGCAGCCTGCTCGGCCCAGGCATTGTGGGCGGCAATGCGGTGACGGAGCTGATCAACGGCGACCAGATCTTTCCGCCCATGCTGGCCGCCATCAAGGCCGCCCAAAAGAGCGTCACCTTCGAAACCTACATCTACTGGTCGGGCGACATCGGCAAGCAGTTTGCCGACGCCCTGAGCGAGCGCGCCCGCGCCGGTGTGCCCGTGCATGTGCTGCTCGACTGGGTGGGCAGCGCCAAGATGGAAGAGAGCTACCTGGCCGAGATGAAGGAGGCCGGGGTGCAGATTGAAAAATTCCACAAACCGCATTGGTACAACCTGGCCCGCCTGAACAACCGCACCCACCGCAAGCTGCTGGTGGTGGACGGGCAGGTGGGCTTTACCGGCGGCGTGGGCATTGCGCCCGCGTGGACGGGCAACGCGCAAGACCCCGACCACTGGCGCGACTCGCACTACCTGGTGCGCGGCCCCGCCGTGGCGCAGATGCAGGCCACGTTTCTGGACAACTGGCTCAAGGTCACCGGCAAGGTGCTGCATGGCGAGGCGTACTTTCCGGCCATTGCTCCAGCGGGTGGGCAAAAGGCGCAGATGTTCTCCAGCTCGCCATCGAGCGGCAGCGAGAGCATGCAGCTCATGTACCACCTGGCCATCACGGCAGCCGAGCGCAGCATCGACCTGTCGGTGGCCTACTTTGTGCCCGACGACCTGACCCGCAAGCTGCTGATGGATGCGCTGGCGCGCGGCGTGCGCGTGCGCCTGGTCACCCCCGGCGAGCACACCGATACCGAAACGGTGAAGGCCGCATCCCGCGCCACCTGGGGCGAGCTGCTGCAGGCCGGGGCCGAGATTTACGAGTACGGGCCCACCATGTACCACTGCAAGGTCATGATCGTGGACCTGCTGCTGGTGTCGGTGGGCTCCACCAATTTTGACAACCGCTCGTTCCGCCTGAACGACGAGGCCAACCTGAACGTGTATGACGCCGCCTTTGCGCAGCGCCAGACGCTGGTGTTTGAAGACGACATAAAGCGGTCACGCCGCGTGACCTACGAGGCGTGGCTGGAGCGGCCGTGGAGCGAAAAGCTGCACGAAAAGATGACCGGGCTGCTGCGCTCGCAGTTGTAAGCCGACTGCAGCGCCCGGTGTTTCACGGGTCAGTGCGTCACAAACTCGTACGCCACTTCTTCGCTCTCCACCATCTCCAGCACCTCGTTGAGCTCGTCCTCGTTCTCGCTGCTGCTCCACATGTCTTCGGGGTCGTTGGCAAACAGGGGCTCGATGGCCAGGTCCAGAAATTTGTTGTCGGCCATCTGGATGACGGGCGTGCCTTCCGAGGTTTCGACCAGTTGCCAGTCGTCGGGCACGGTCATTTCGAGCTGGATGGTGACGTTGAGTTTTTTCATGGGGTTCCTTGTTGGGTAGGGGCGGTGGGTGGTTGGCGCCAGCCGTTGGCAGCGCCGTCAGGGCATGCAGGGTAACCCAGCAGGGTGGCAGTGCCTGCGCGGTGCCATCATGGGGCACGCACAGTGACACGCACATGGCACGTTGAATGCTTGGTGCTGGCGTATTCTTTGGTGGCCCCGCCGCGGCCGGTGCGTGCAGCATTGGCCGGGCGGGCTTGATTTATCCCTTCTGCATCCCTTTGCGTTCTGGAGCCCTTTCCCATGATCCCCAAGAAAACACTCGCCGTTGCTGCGGCCGCCCTGTTTGCCGCCATGTCTCTCGTCTCCCAGGCCGCGCATGCCGGCCCCCGGCTCGACAAGATCATGGAGACCAAGGTCATCCGCGTGGGCACGCCTGGCGACTACCGCCCGTTTGCCATCAAGACCGACGCGGGCTACAGCGGCCACGACATCGACGTGATTGAAACCATGGCCAAGGAGCTGGGCGTGAAGATCGAGTACGTGCAGACCTCGTGGCCCAACCTGGTGAAGGACCTGCAGGGCGACAAGTTCGACGTGGCCGTGGGGGGCATCACCCGCAACGTCAACCGCATGCGCATTTTTGACATGCTGCCCGGCTACGCGCCGTTCGGCAAAGTGGCCCTGGTGCGTGCGGCCGACAAGGCCAAGTACACCAGTGTGGACGCGATGAACCAGCCCTCCGTGCGCGTCATCAAGAACCCCGGCGGCACCAATGAGACCTATGTGCTCGCCAACCTCAAGGCCGCACAGGTCAGCACGCACGACAAGAACGCCGAGATCCCCGCGCTGATTGCCGAGGGCAAGGGCGACGTGATGATCACCGAGACGTATGAAGCCCTGCACTACGCCAAGGCCGACCCGCGCCTGGCTGCTGCGTTTGTGGACGCACCGCTCACGCCCAAGAACTACCTGGGCTTCATGCTGCCCACCGACGACGCCGACTATGTGCGCGTGATGGGCTTTGTGTGGGGCCTGGTGGACAGCCGGGGCACCATCAAGCAGGCGGCAGACAAGTGGTTGAAGTGATGGCTTTGAACTGACGTGGGCCTGGCGCAAGGGGGCAGTGCGTTACTCGCCCGGAATCTCCGGCTCCACCAGCAGCGCCAGCAGCTGCAGCGACTCCTGCCAGCCCAGGGTGCACATCTCGGTCGGGATCACCGCCGGGATGCCCGCCTGCACGATGGACACCTCGGTGCCCGTCATCACCTTTTTGAGCTGGATGGTGGTGCGCATTTCGCCCGGCAGGTTGGGGTCGTCAAACCGGTCGGTGTGCACGATGCGCTCGCCCGGCACCAGCTCCACATACTCGCCGCCAAATGCGTGCGTGCCGCCGCTGCTCAGGTTGGTGAATTGCATGCGGTAGCTGCCACCCACGCGCGCATCCAGACTCAGCACCCGGCCCGTGAAGCCATGGGGTGGCAGCCATTTGCATAGGGCGTCGGCATCCAGAAACGCGCGGTAGATGCGCTCTGCCGGTGCGCGCAGCACGCGGTGCAGGGTGACGGTGCCGGTCGTGGTGGTCATGCGGGGTCTCCTTGAAGGTGGACATCAGGGTGGATGAAAGCGTGAACCGCCGAACGATATCGCTCATTCAACGTGTTCATACCCCTACGACGAACGGGCCTGCGCGTTTTCGACAACCTGCCGCTGCCACGGCAACTTTTTGTCTCAGGCTGCGACGGTGCGCACTGCAAAGCTCTCGCTGCCCTGCGCCCAGGCCAGCAGCCGATCGATGTTGGGGTGCTTGCCCGGAAAGGCGCGCGCATCTGCCACATGCTCGGCATACCACTCCAGCCCCAGGCTGGCAGCGGCAGGCGTGATCTGCCCGCCATACAGCGCCGCCAGCGCGGCATACACCACCAGCGACCCGGTCTGGCCGGGCTTGTTCTCGATGGTGGCCAGCGTTTGGCCGTCCGCGCCCAGCAGTTGCAGGGCGGCGAGGTGGCTGGCGGAGGGGAGTTGCTTCAGGCGGTCTGCGAAGTTCATGGCAATCAAATTCAAGTGAAATGGGCCGCAAGCGCTAGAAGATCATGCGCGAGCAGCTATAAAAAAGTGAGTGGCTGATACAGCGGGGCGGAATCTTAAAGGATGCGCGTGGGGCCCTGACTTTGAACAGGCGCTACCGTTGAGCAGGCGCTCACGCCTGCCACACCCCAAATCCCGCCGAGCGCAGGTCGATGCCGATCTCGATCTCCCGGTCCACCGCCTCCTCGTAGGTCATGGGGTTGAAGCCCTCGTACAAGTCCGGCAGCAGCCGCAGGCCGTACTGCGTCACAAACCGGTTGGCCTGGATGCCCGCCTTGTGCTTGTCAAACCGCACATCCGGGTCCAGCCCCGTCATGCCCACGTACACGCAGGGCTTGCCGTCGATGTAGCCGGGGTTGCATTTGCGAAAGCGCGGCTCCAGCAGCACGTCTTTGGAGAGTTCGACCACATAGACGTGGTGGTGGGGCTTGCGGCGGCGCATGGGGGCTGGTGGGGGGCGGTGTGGGGTTGGGCTGCTTTACGCAGTCCGTCTGACGGGCTACTCGTCGTCCTCTTCCGCCAGCCCGTCGTCCCGCAGGCGCCGGTCCAGCTTGCCGCGCAGCGCGTCGGCGTCTTGCAGAAACTGGTCCACCGGCACCGCAGGGGCCACGCGCAGGGCGGGCGGGAACAGGCTGCTCATGTACAGCTCGCTGCCCAGCCGCATGCGGTTGAGCCACTGCGCACCCAACCACGACGGCACGCCCAGCAGCACCACGGCCGCCAAGGCCCAGGCCAGGCCCACGCGGCGGCGGGGCAGCACGGTGACCAGGTGGGCGTACAGCGCGCCCGCCAGCACCAGCACCATCAGCACCGGGGCAAACCGCGACAGCGACTCCAGCGAGAACGTGAACGCCGTCAGGTAGCTCAGCAACTGCACGGCGTCGGCCACCAGCACGGCGGCGCATGCGATGCGCACGTGGCGCCAGAACCGCAGCTGGCTGCCAAACA of the Acidovorax sp. 107 genome contains:
- the gstA gene encoding glutathione transferase GstA, with the translated sequence MKLYYAPGACSLAVHIALREVGVPFDLVKVDLVRHTTETGANYLDIAPRGYVPLLELADQSRHTEAAALLQYVADLDPARAFIGQPGSSERLAVLEWLTFVSTELHKGFSPWLWHKETADSTRQAVKAKLAVRFAEMDAVLSRSDFLAGRYSVADAYGFTIVNWSNLLGIPLTAYPHLQAWMARVAARPQVQAALRAEGLLS
- a CDS encoding phosphatidylserine/phosphatidylglycerophosphate/cardiolipin synthase family protein, whose amino-acid sequence is MLTVLLTALATGALVLLALNFTAGEKKVQQQLPRLYTTAHPQFERALGSLLGPGIVGGNAVTELINGDQIFPPMLAAIKAAQKSVTFETYIYWSGDIGKQFADALSERARAGVPVHVLLDWVGSAKMEESYLAEMKEAGVQIEKFHKPHWYNLARLNNRTHRKLLVVDGQVGFTGGVGIAPAWTGNAQDPDHWRDSHYLVRGPAVAQMQATFLDNWLKVTGKVLHGEAYFPAIAPAGGQKAQMFSSSPSSGSESMQLMYHLAITAAERSIDLSVAYFVPDDLTRKLLMDALARGVRVRLVTPGEHTDTETVKAASRATWGELLQAGAEIYEYGPTMYHCKVMIVDLLLVSVGSTNFDNRSFRLNDEANLNVYDAAFAQRQTLVFEDDIKRSRRVTYEAWLERPWSEKLHEKMTGLLRSQL
- a CDS encoding glutathione S-transferase family protein, producing MAQTTAPAALTLVSHALCPYVQRVAIVLHEKGLAFERRTIDLARKPDWFLAISPLGKTPVLQVRGQSLFESAVICEYLDEVAMPVLHPQDPLQRARHRAWMEFGSAVLNTIGAFYAAPDEAAVQARAQDLRSRFVQIEEALGQRSAPGPYFAGLHFGMVDVVFGPVFRYFDVIDTLPGMDDLALWQGLPLVQQWRAALAVRPSVQQAVGTDYAEGLRAFLRARGSALSLRMQAVAA
- a CDS encoding transporter substrate-binding domain-containing protein, whose amino-acid sequence is MIPKKTLAVAAAALFAAMSLVSQAAHAGPRLDKIMETKVIRVGTPGDYRPFAIKTDAGYSGHDIDVIETMAKELGVKIEYVQTSWPNLVKDLQGDKFDVAVGGITRNVNRMRIFDMLPGYAPFGKVALVRAADKAKYTSVDAMNQPSVRVIKNPGGTNETYVLANLKAAQVSTHDKNAEIPALIAEGKGDVMITETYEALHYAKADPRLAAAFVDAPLTPKNYLGFMLPTDDADYVRVMGFVWGLVDSRGTIKQAADKWLK
- a CDS encoding DUF2322 family protein, whose protein sequence is MNFADRLKQLPSASHLAALQLLGADGQTLATIENKPGQTGSLVVYAALAALYGGQITPAAASLGLEWYAEHVADARAFPGKHPNIDRLLAWAQGSESFAVRTVAA
- a CDS encoding SRPBCC family protein; the protein is MTTTTGTVTLHRVLRAPAERIYRAFLDADALCKWLPPHGFTGRVLSLDARVGGSYRMQFTNLSSGGTHAFGGEYVELVPGERIVHTDRFDDPNLPGEMRTTIQLKKVMTGTEVSIVQAGIPAVIPTEMCTLGWQESLQLLALLVEPEIPGE
- a CDS encoding pseudouridine synthase, with protein sequence MTPRLIRFNKPYGVLSQFTPEGKWQGLKDYIDLPGVYVAGRLDADSEGLLLLTNDGKQQARIADPRFKMEKTYWVQVEGIPNEAALAALRSGVVLNDGPTLPARARLLEPAPQVWDRTPPIRERKAIPTTWIELIIREGRNRQVRRMTAAVGHPTLRLIRAAIGPYTLDGLAPGTWAD
- a CDS encoding M23 family metallopeptidase, with amino-acid sequence MPESARPAPLRPALSVTRRSALIGTAGLLAQPALVAPLHAKPLPPAPTVWPQALQVPGGVARLSLGPAATRPVAQLRQGEVDVPLRVVGDAIEWTAIVGIPLAAAPGDAFISVLPEGGGSPRLVHYSVAPKQYKEQHLKVSPRTVDLSPEDQARYERERDHQAQVMTTFTEQPAGVALASLRMRVPVPGRRSSSFGLRRVFNGQPRNPHSGMDIAAATGTPIVAPLPGRVIDVGDYFFNGGTVWLDHGQGLLTMYCHLSSMDVRVGDVLQAGDAFCKVGATGRVTGPHLHWGVMLNRTMVDPALFVPA